The Penaeus chinensis breed Huanghai No. 1 chromosome 12, ASM1920278v2, whole genome shotgun sequence DNA segment ACGAGGGGGAGACTCCCTGCCGGCAAGGCCCAAGGGCGTCCGTCTGTCCGCCGAACTTTAGTCAGTTTAGCCGCAGCCTTTTTGCGTTGGCACCGACACCTTTAGGCGAACACATGTGCTCGAGGTCGATACATGTAACAGGCACTTCATCACACACTAGAAGCCGCACGTGTAGTTGCGATGCAGGCGGAATCGCTGTAATTTTCGCTGGCCGAGTTGAAGTCTTTGGAGCCACGTCAGGGCGCCGAGGGGAGACCGCTTCCCTTGCGAGTCACGTCCGCGTACTGCCTCGAGTTGTGGCGTCTGTCAAAGGTAAAAGGTTCCTTTTCCTGTGTCATTCAGCCGCATATGGATTTCTTGGCGTTTTCCTTGTGGCGGCGCTGTTTTTTTCTGCCTTGGGGCTGCTCTGATTGCCGGAGTGTTATTTTGGGAAAGCCGCCATTCATTAACGCTTCGGTTACTCTCCGGGAATTTTGTACAAAAAATCTTTGCTTCTCAGCTGGCAAGACATCGCGGCCGATGGGTGTGCGAAcagttctttccttccctccttcggccATAGCAACGAGTAtcgcctcgacccccccccccccccccccccgcccgcacaGCAACCTCCAAACGGCCCGATCCTTTTCAGCCGCCGTTAATGGCATTTCGCCCCGCGCCTCTAGCGGAGGGCAGGATTTCGTCGCGAGTGGAGGAATATTGTAATATTTCAAGGGCAACTTTCCCCCCGTTTTTCTTAAATTAATTTCTGATAAATGTGACTGCTGAAATCTCGTTTAATATTTTAAGCCAGTATTCTTCactggacgttttttttttttttttttttagttttgttaagTGATTTCAAGACTTTTTATTGGTTATTTTATTGGATggcaatcaataaaatcaaatgaaaaagacATGCGAAGCGCAAAATATCACGAAGCATTATATATCCATTGACTCCAATACGTATTAAACGTACACATAACCTTcaacttttaaatatttttgtggTGACAAGAGTCTTGCCGAAAAGAACAGAAATGGAATGTTGATCTATACATTGTGGCATATGAATGCGTGTTTGGTTGAACTGCAGACTGACGCACAAAAACATCGactgtgcgtacatgtatgtaaatagatagatagatatagatacatacatacacacatacatacatacatacatacatacatacatacatacatacatacatacatacatacatacatacatacatacatacatacatacattcatacatacacacacatatatatatatatatatatatatatatatatatatatatatatatagacatagatacagatatagatatagatatgtatatagatacagatatatatatatatatatatatatatatatatatatatatatatatatatatatatatatatatcgatatattgatataaattcatatacatacatatataaattcataaatatatatgcatatatatatatatatatatatatatatatatatacatatatatatatatatatatatctgtaactgtctatatatgtatctatatctatatatatgtgtatatatctatatatctatatctatatatatgtgtatatatacatatatatatatagatatagatatatatatagacatagatacagatatacatatatatatgtatatatatatatgcatatatatatatatatatatatatatatatatatatatatatagctatatatacatgtacatatatatagatagatacatagttagagagatagatggatcgattgatagatagatatgtgtgtgtatgtatatgtatacatgtatatataagtatgtgtgtatatatatacatatatatatatatatatatatatatatatatatatatatacgcagtaatattaataaatatacatatatatatatatatatatatgtatatatatttgtgtgtgtgtgtgtatgtgtgtgtgtgtttgtgtgtgtatgtctgtgtacatatgtgtgagatagatagttagatagatagatatgtgcgtctgtatgtgtgtgtatatatgtgtgtgtgtgtgtggtgtgtgtgtgtgtgtgtgtgtgtgtgtgtgtgcatgtccgtgtgtatgtgtgcgtacatgtgcatgtgtggagtgttgtgtgtgtgtgtgtgtgtatgtacattataatatatatacatatacatttacatatcatatacatatataatatacatacatacatatatatatatatacatatatataagttcgggtgggggtgtatgtgttgtgcgtacgttgcatgggtgtgtgtgtgaaattatctaatttaaaatgcatatatatatataaaatatataaaatatatatatacatttattatatataatatatatatctgtaactgTCTATATTGAAtctaacattatatattatatatatattatatatctatatattatattttaagtgatatatatacatatttatatatagatatagatattttatagacatagatacgatatacatatatatatgtatatatatatatgcatatttatatatatatataataatatattatatatatatagctatatatacatgaataaattttgatagatacatagttagagagatagatggatcgattaaatagatagaaaagtggtgtatgtatatgtatacatgttattttaatttatgtgtgtatatatatacattatatatatatatatatatatatatatatattatattttagcataatattaataatataataattatataatataaaatatattaaaatatgtgtgtgtgtgtgtttgtgtgtgtgtgtgtgtgtgtgtgtgtgtatgtgtatatatatgtatatatatatatatatatatatatatatatatatatatatatatatatataaatatataatatatatatatatatacatacgcacacatatgcacttgcatattcacacacacacatacacacacacacacacacacgcacacacacacacacacatatatatatatatatatatatatatatatatatatatatatatatatatatatatatatgtttgtagtatttatagtatatatatatagtgtgtgtgtgtgtgtgtgtgtatctgtgtgtgtgtgtgtgtgtgtgtgtgtgtgtgtgtgtgtgtgtatttctgtgtatgtatgtgtgtgtgtgtgtgtgtgtgtgtgtgtgtgtgtgtgtgtgtgtgtgtgtgtgtgggtgtgggtgtgtgtgtgtgtacgtatgtttttacataaatggatagataaaaagagagagacagggtaagtagatagagagatagatgaatggatagagtgagagaggggggggagagaagaagaagaagagaaagagagagtgagagagagagagagagagagagagagagagagagagagagagagaggtggggggggggagggaagagagagagagagagagagagagagagagagagagagagagagagagagagagagagagagagagagagagagagaaagagagttagatagagagaaagacagaaagacagagagacggagagacagagagagggggggagagagagagagagattgagaaagagagagagaggggagagtaagagagagagggggggagtgagagagagagaggggggggggagtgagagagagagatagagggggggagggagagagagagagagagagagagagagagagagagagagagagagagagagagaggtagatagagaagagattgagagagagagagagagagagagagagagagagagagagagagagaggtagatagagaagagattgagagagagagagagagagagagagagagagagagagagagagagagagagagagagagagagagagagagagggggggggggggggggagagagaaagagagagagagagagagagagaggtagatagagaagagattgagagagagagagagagagagagagagagagagagagagagagagagagagataattcatgTCACAACGCAGTGACGTAAAATCAGCAATAGCATATCATTTTCGCCGTTTTAAGGAGTTATTTGAATACCATAGTAATATTTGGACGACTGCTGTTCTGCGACTTTTAAATAACTCAGAAATTCTAGATTTCCCGATGTGTGTACTAATGTACATTAGTAGTCATGCTGAAGCTTATGACCCAGTTTCATTGTTGTTGAAGCGATCTTAATGCTGCGCAAGTGATGATCTGTGATTTAATTGGGTTGTTTGTTAAAGTATTTCATGGTGATGACCATTTCAAGGATATTTTTGACTTAGGTATTGGTTATTACCGCTCTGTCGTGTGAAGTTCATAGTGTAGTGTTTGGACGACCGTGTACTTACATGTgagcctttctttcctttcttttcctatgCTTGGCTTTTCCATCAGGAATTCGCTTTGGctgttagttttcttttttcatatacaaatatatacaccttTCTTCCTTTAAGTTTTATTTAcactgctcttttttttttttttttttttttttttttttgccataataCATACCGTAACCGCATACTGCGGTCAGTAGAGGACACTGGTAATCAAATGCGTAAACAGAGTCACGTCTTTATTTTACTTAAAGTTTATTCTCAAAACATTATTTCAGGAGCAGTTACACCAATGAATCTTTAAATGATGACATCCAAGTATGCAATAACATAACATCGAGTTGAGTGGGAACGAAGCTGCCTCTTGCGACGCGAGACCGAAGCCCGGGCCGCTCGCGAGGCACTGCACTCGGACGCCGCCACGACACCAACATTCACACAGATACAACACTGACACTCATTTCTGCATTTCCGTCGCGTGGCGAAGGGCCCTCAGGTGCCCAGCAGActcagaagcagcagcagtaacagcagGACCCGGAGGAGCGAGGGGGAGCCGGCACCTGCGGGGAACGGAAAGCTTTTGGTCTTTCGAGGTCACTGGAAGCTGAGCGACTTGCACCATGTCACTCAGGGCATACAGTAAATGCAAGAGCAGGGACGAGCCCCGCCGCCAGGACAGGAAGCCGGCAGGGGCGACGAAGGCCCTGGGCAGCTGTGCCACTTACCGGCGGTGGAGGCGCTCTCCCGCGGGGAGCTCTGGATGTGGTCCGCGTCGATGATGGTCGTCTGGGCGGAGCGCCGGTACATGTGCAGGATGGTGGAGATGCAGCGCAGCACTAGCACGCCCTGCCGGAAGTGCTCCCGCCGCAGCCGCATCTGCAGCCCCGACTTGGACGTCTCGCGCCCTTCCGCGTCCACCTCGCCGGGGTACACCACGACCGTCTCCTGTGACACCTGCGCCGCGGGCCACGAAATACTTCAGGTCAGAGAGGGggtgtgtctacacatatatatttgcttatgaatatagatacaaacaaatcgtacatacatacttacatatatatatatatatatatatatatatatatatatgtgtgtgtgtgtgtgtgtgtgtgtgtatgtatagattgatagatagatagatagatagatagatatagatagatatattatatatatatatatatatatatagagagagagagagagagagaaagaaagagagagagagagagagagagagagagagagagagagagagagagagagagaaagagacagtgtttatatatataattatgcttatatatataggtagatacatagataaatagatggatagacaaacaagtatatgtatatgtgtgtgtgtataaatatatatatatatatatatatatatatatatatatacatatatatatatatatatatatatatgtatatgtatatttatatatttatatatatgtttatatatatatatatatgtgtgtgtgtgtgtgtgtgtgtgtgtgtgtgtgtgtgtgtgtgtgtgtgtgtgtgtgtgtctgtgtatgtatatatatatatatatatatatatatatatatatatatgtatgtatatgtatatgtgtgtgtgtgtgcgtgtgtgtgtatgtatgtatgtatatatatatatatatgtgtgtgtgtgtgtgtgtgtgtgtgtgtgtgtgtgtgtgtgtatacatttatatacatgtttatatatatatatatatatatatatatatatatatttatatttgcatttatgtatatgtgtgtgtgtgcgtgtgtgtgtgtgtgtgtgtgtgtgtgtgtgtgtgtgtgtgtgtgtgtgtgtgtgtgtgtgtgtgtgtgtgtgtgtgtgtgtgtgtaggggggagaggataaacagatagatagacagataggtagacatatgggCAGTTTAATAAATAGcactatatgtgtgtacgtgggtgtgctTATATGAGATTAAATCATGGAAAATTTGTTTCATCTACAGAAGGAACAGGTTTTCAGTGCCTGCGTATAACATGCTTTCATATGGGACTGCTAGTAATGATACTACGTATCACGGCAAGTAGGTTGATTTGGCTCAATTGCTTTATTCCCTTTGAACTTCTTTTTAGACTGAGTCTTTGAGGCTTAATGATTCTGCAAATTTGTTGAACTAATCTACTCATCAGATCATAAAAGTTTGGAATTAAAAACCTGGGATGTTTTGATACAGCTCCTCGAAAGACAGATATCGCCGGGGGAAATTTAAAGTAATCAGAGTCTGCAGTGTACCATTAAAGGTGATGACTTAGAGGCGTGATTTGTGTGCCTTTTATGCACCGATATTTCAGTATGGTTCTAAATTACAGAAAGTGTGCCCTACTAATTTCATTATGTAGTAAACAATGAGTGAAAAATAGCTGAAATGCTTTTAACAAACggaatatgtgagtgagtgtgtgtgttgtgtcattgtgtgtgtgcgcgcaattgTTTCCAAAATAGTTTTcaaaaaaagcacaaaaatcGAAATTGGAGCCGTCAgcacatttatcatatatgtatatatatgtgtgttgtgtgtgtgtgtgtgtgtgtgtgtgtgtgtgtgtgtgtgtgtgtgtgtgtgtgtgtgtgtatatatatatatgtatgtatatgtatatatgtgtgtgtgtgtgtgtgtgtgtgtgtgtgtgtgtgtgtgtgtgtgtgtgtttgtgtgtgaatgtgtgtctgtgtgtatgtgtgtgtgtgtgtgtgtctatatatatatatatatatatatatatatatgtatgtatgtatgtatgtatatataatgtctttCCAGCAGTTGATTTTAGAAACAAAACTAAAGTGCAGTAAATATCAAGGAATGAACCCTGCtatgaagaacaacaacagcatttcAAGGCAGATGTAACTCACAGAGAGAAATTATCGCTTACTGTAAATAACATTTCCCTGATATTTTCGTTATGCTCCATCTTTGCTCTTTTCCATCCCCCACTTTTTAACAATCATTTACCATTGTCGGCCCTACTGCCGTTAGTTACTGAAATTTAGCAATTGCACCGTGGTAGCGGTAGTTatgataatgttgctattatcattgttaccattattattctatccTGATTATCActcgtggtgatgatgatgctggctTTGTAACCTCTattgctttatcatttttatcattgtcgttgtttttgttgttgtcgttattgtttacattgtcattattgcagttgctattatcattattattattattattattattattattattattattattattattattattattatttatattattattattattattatcatcattattattattattgttatattattattattattattattattattattattattattattaccattattattgttttattgtcattgttattactattattgctattattattattatcatcattattattattactatcatttaatttttaatgtcattataatcactattattactcttaatattactatcattattattatcattatccttattgttataattatcatttttattgttattgttaatatcatcattattaacattatcattgttagtcatattgctgttatcattattattatcctgttactgttggtattaccatctttattatttctactactgttatcattattattactatcattattactattattatcattgttattattactattattattatcattatcatgattgttatttattttgttgttgtttattatcatcactattattgtcatttattttgttgttgtttattatcatcactattattgtcatcatttttattatcattctccttattactattattattgttattattattattactattatcattattattgctattattattattgcttttattattattattgttaatattatcattatcattattatcattattatcattattgttattaatattattattattatcactatcatattgttatcattattactgatattattttttgtcttattgcttttattatcattattattaccatcattcttactatgattattattattatttttattactgttattattattgttatcaatattataatcattattgtttttttatcattatcattattattgttattttattattattattattattattattattattattattattattattgttgttgttattattataattattatcattgttattatcattattatcattagcggtaatagtagtagtagtatcatcatcattattattaataatattttcactttcattattacttttattatcattattattactattattattattattattattactattattattatcattattattattattattattattattattattatccttattactatcattgttattgatatcattatcattatcattatcattcttatcattagtatcaatataatcttcattattattattattattattattattattatccttattactatcattgttattgatatcattatcattatcattatcattatcattcttatcattagtatcaatataatcttcattattattatttattattatcattattattactattattattattattattattattattattattattattattaccattattattattattattattattactactataactattatttgtttcactatatttttaattttgttgttattgatgttatcattatctttattgttattgtcatttttatttttattattattattgttattatcattattatcattattatcaatattattattattattattattattattattattactattggtgttgttgttaatattattatcattgtagcgatgatgatggtggtgatgatggtttttactactactattattttaattatcattattcttagtttCTTAAATTACAatgtttatgattaatattatcatcatcattatcattatcattattatactgctaccattagtatcattgttgttgttgttatcactaatgtcttaattatcgttaacattattatcgttatcacttgatataaaatatcatgataatcattcgTTGAATGATCACcacactcatcaccatcatcaccatcagcagcagcaccaccaccaccgccatcaccatcaccagcatcaccaccatcaaccctcatcatcatcatccccatcaccatcactgccaATTTCCGCTCTAATGGGCATCGCCGGGCCCGAGCACATCTCAGCGGCGAGAGTATTGCCTCGGGGAAAATATGGCCTAATGAGTTTGGtgtgtgattttttcttttttcttttttttctaattataggagttcctttttcttttttacttcacaTATTTCGTAAGGATAATGAGTGACTAAGATATGCGGAAGTTATAATGGTTGATGTATATGATGTGGTATGCAGTGTGTTATATAGAACTTCATCGGTGCTGAATATGTATAGTGCATGATGTAATTACTGATAATTAAAATGGTGTATATTGTAAATGGCTAAATAGAGCATTTAAATGTCCATTCTCAAGCAGGCTTTTGCTGTCATTCATTCGCTGTCTACAGCAAGCAGTTATCCAAAAGAATGTGAAGCCATGAAATCATTAATGCATgaagtaaagaaaatgatacGACATATCAAAAGTGCATCGAACAAAATATTTATTGCCTTCAGAGTAATGAAAGCAAGTTTACTGAAAGTGAATATCCAATAGCGATATTACTGGAAAAGCACAAGACACAATACCAATAAATCTGGACCTGGAAAAAGGCATCAGTTCCCGCAAAATGATGTTTCAATATTACCAGCCATTAAGAAGAGGTTCGCCCGTCTTTAAGCACTGTATATTTTCAGTCTTTATTGCGGGCGTTTTAAGACGGCACTCTTAATTCACTCTCTTAGTTCACTCTCCTAATTCACTCGCCTCTGCAAATGCACCACGCTGCTATGTTCgacgccaaacaaacaaacaggcttgAATAAAAGCATTCGTTCACCTTTGCCTGTGTCTAACCAGGAGGGACGGACTTGGATATCGAGCGCCATAGAGTGAAAGCAGTAAGGCTTCTTTCATGGCCAGCTTACATAAGCTTAAATTTCTAATGATTTGAAAAGTTCTTACCGCGTCTGTGCATCTGCGAAAGAGTCTTAACGTGAGGCGAAATCTTTTACTTTTCAGCGCCCCTTAAATTGACTGCTCGTATTGGGCTCATGTTAAGGGGCTTATGCCTCTCCCGCGAATGCATGGCGTCCTCACTGACCTTGTGGCCGTCGATGTCCCAGCTGAGCGTGGTGGGCGGGTACGAGAAGGTGGACGAGCAGTTTAGCAGCAGGAGGTCACCGACGCGGTAGGCACTGCGGTTCTCGTTGCCCGTGATGCTGGGTCCCTTGAGGGGCTCCTCTGCGGGA contains these protein-coding regions:
- the LOC125031201 gene encoding nephrin-like — its product is MGGFGVWMYLLLFCSVYGVSALQITSIFVPRTARSGDTVRLTCNFELNGDELYSLAWWKDDKMFYTFISKNEPPKAVYNAPGITVDHEASGLYEVILSHVDHRASGKLRCEVVADYPSFEQDTMDANMTVIEEPLKGPSITGNENRSAYRVGDLLLLNCSSTFSYPPTTLSWDIDGHKVSQETVVVYPGEVDAEGRETSKSGLQMRLRREHFRQGVLVLRCISTILHMYRRSAQTTIIDADHIQSSPRESASTAGAGSPSLLRVLLLLLLLLSLLGT